The Diospyros lotus cultivar Yz01 chromosome 15, ASM1463336v1, whole genome shotgun sequence genome has a window encoding:
- the LOC127791337 gene encoding peroxisomal 2,4-dienoyl-CoA reductase [(3E)-enoyl-CoA-producing]-like — MAWSPSPSPFKDDIVKGKVALVTGGGSGIGLEISKQLGKHGASVVIMGRRNHVLDAAVSTLRSLSIPAIGFEGDVRKQEDAKRVVESTVKHFGRLDILVNAAAGNFLVSSEDLSSNGFRTVMDIDSVGTFTMCREALKYLKKGGPGRYSSGGGTIVNISATLHYTASWYQIHVSAAKAAVDAITRNLALEWGADYDIRVNGIAPGPIADTPGMGKLAPEEIDSKARDYMPLYKLGEKWDIAMAALYLASDAGKFINGTILVVDGGLWLSQPRHLPKEQVKQLSRTVEKRSRGESALVGVPKAKL, encoded by the exons ATGGCGTGGTCGCCGTCGCCGTCGCCGTTCAAGGATGATATAGTGAAAGGGAAAGTGGCACTGGTGACGGGAGGTGGTTCTGGAATTGGCTTAGAGATCTCCAAGCAGTTAGGCAAACATGGAGCCTCCGTCGTCATCATGGGCCGTCGCAACCATGTTCTCGACGCCGCCGTCTCCACTCTCCGATCCCTATCTATTCCC GCTATTGGGTTCGAGGGGGATGTTCGCAAACAAGAAGATGCAAAGAGAGTTGTGGAGTCAACTGTTAAACATTTTGGCAGGCTTGACATTCTGGTTAATGCTGCAGCTGGCAATTTTCTTGTTTCATCTGAGGATCTATCTTCTAATGGGTTTCGGACAG TTATGGATATTGATTCTGTTGGAACATTCACAATGTGCCGTGAAGCCCTTAAGTATCTTAAGAAAGGAGGGCCAGGAAGGTACTCATCTGGTGGTGGAACAATCGTTAACATCAGTGCTACTCTGCATTATACTGCATCTTGGTATCAAATCCATGTGTCTGCAGCCAAG GCAGCTGTTGATGCCATAACCAGGAACTTGGCACTAGAGTGGGGCGCGGACTATGATATCAGAGTCAATGGAATTGCACCAGGGCCCATAGCTGATACTCCTGGAATGGGCAAACTTGCTCCTGAGGAGATAGATAGCAAAGCCAGAGACTACATGCCCCTATATAAACTCGGGGAGAAATGGGATATTGCGATGGCTGCCCTCTACCTCGCTTCTGATGCTG GTAAATTCATAAATGGGACGATACTCGTGGTGGATGGAGGGCTGTGGCTGAGTCAGCCGCGCCATCTACCGAAAGAGCAAGTGAAGCAGCTTTCCCGCACCGTGGAAAAGAGATCCAGAGGTGAATCTGCTCTTGTTGGCGTTCCAAAAGCCAAGCTATGA
- the LOC127792104 gene encoding DEAD-box ATP-dependent RNA helicase 36, protein MDDEITVDENFPLFSRKTKSKQPSIAATVAAEKLQTPHLEKETNPNPNPNNGSFADLGLSEWAVQTCKELGMKKPTPVQHHCIPPILSGEDVLGLAQTGSGKTAAFALPILHRLAEDPYGVFALVVTPTRELAYQLAEQFRALGACLNLRCAVVVGGMDRINQTQALMNRPHVVIATPGRIKVLIEENPDIPAVFSKTKFLVLDEADRVLDVGFEEELRVVFQCLPRNRQTLLFSATMTSDLQTLLEVSANKAYFYEAYEGFRTVESLKQQYIFIPKNVRDVYLLHILSKMEDMDIRSTIIFVSTCRSCHLLSFLLEELDIEAAALHSFKSQSLRLAALHRFKSGKVPVLLATDVASRGLDIPTVDLVINYDIPRFPRDYVHRVGRTARAGRGGLAVSFVTQNDVNLIHEIEDVLGKQLDKFECKENDVLADITKVYKAKRVATMKMMEDGFEEKAKARKEQKLKMLAEKGLLKKRKRGRAGAAE, encoded by the exons ATGGATGACGAGATCACCGTCGATGAGAACTTCCCGTTGTTTTCCCGGAAAACCAAGTCGAAACAACCCTCCATAGCCGCCACGGTGGCCGCCGAGAAGCTTCAGACACCGCACCTCGAGAAAGAAACAAACCCTAACCCCAACCCTAACAACGGCTCTTTTGCGGACCTGGGCCTCTCGGAATGGGCAGTCCAGACCTGCAAAGAGCTCGGGATGAAGAAGCCAACGCCGGTGCAGCACCACTGCATTCCCCCCATCCTCTCCGGCGAGGACGTTCTAGGGCTGGCACAGACCGGCAGCGGCAAGACTGCGGCCTTCGCTCTGCCCATACTTCACCGCCTCGCCGAGGACCCTTACGGTGTGTTTGCTCTCGTGGTCACGCCTACTCGGGAGCTGGCTTACCAGCTGGCCGAGCAGTTCCGGGCTTTGGGCGCGTGCTTGAACTTGCGCTGCGCGGTGGTGGTCGGTGGGATGGACAGGATTAACCAGACTCAGGCGCTGATGAACCGCCCTCATGTCGTGATAGCCACTCCCGGTAGGATTAAGGTTCTTATAGAAGAGAATCCTGATATCCCTGCTGTTTTCTCGAAGACGAAG TTCTTAGTTCTGGATGAAGCAGACAGAGTTCTGGATGTTGGCTTTGAGGAAGAATTGAGAGTGGTGTTTCAATGCTTGCCAAGAAATCGACAAACTTTATTATTTTCTGCAACAATGACAAGCGACCTACAGACATTGCTTGAGGTTTCGGCAAACAAGGCATACTTTTATGAGGCTTATGAAGGCTTCAGGACAGTTGAATCTCTAAAGcagcaatatatttttatcccTAAGAATGTAAGGGATGTTTATCTGCTACACATTCTGTCCAAAATGGAAGACATGGATATTCGATCAACcataatttttgtttcaacttgCAG GAGTTGTCACCTTCTAAGCTTTTTACTTGAAGAACTTGATATTGAAGCTGCTGCATTGCATTCATTTAAATCCCAGTCCCTGCGGCTTGCTGCGCTACATCGATTTAAATCTGGAAAAGTCCCTGTATTACTTGCAACTGATGTAGCCAGTCGTGGTTTGGATATTCCAACAGTTGATCTTGTTATCAATTATGATATCCCAAG GTTCCCAAGGGACTATGTTCATCGTGTTGGGCGTACAGCAAGAGCAGGCAGGGGAGGATTGGCTGTGAGCTTTGTTACCCAG AATGATGTAAATCTTATTCATGAAATAGAAGATGTCCTCGGAAAACAATTGGACAAGTTCGAATGCAAAGAGAACGATGTGCTTGCTGACATTACGAAG GTTTACAAGGCCAAACGTGTGGCAACAATGAAAATGATGGAGGATGGATTTGAGGAGAAAGCCAAAGCCCGAAAAGAGCAGAAGCTGAAGATGTTAGCAGAGAAAGGACTgctaaagaaaaggaaaagaggccGAGCTGGAGCTGCTGAATAG
- the LOC127792105 gene encoding uncharacterized protein LOC127792105: MWRSLMGILSVSPLCYSGSKRRITMQQHGKNIQNGRPQHFVSSNMTKATHSSLDEFKYGFPSDGLAVVSIKWWGSSSLGSNGDISVKGERDFEEAKRTEELVDDGACMSVINEEKPGIGNNESNSSPQGTGLLSCIRKRAAEEGREALRLGVHRGHGINKLDRRERKLLLQIFRSSMPSHLKRGSSQS; this comes from the exons ATGTGGAGGTCTTTAATGGGAATTCTCTCAGTTTCACCTTTGTGTTACTC AGGCTCCAAACGCAGAATCACCATGCAACAACATGGAAAGAACATCCAGAATGGGAGGCCTCAACACTTTGTTAGCTCAAACATGACAAAAGCAACTCATTCTAGCTTGGACGAATTCAAGTATGGATTCCCATCAGATGGCTTAGCAGTTGTCTCTATCAAATGGTGGGGAAGCAGCAGTCTGGGCAGTAATGGGGATATCAGCGTGAAAGGAGAGAGGGATTTTGAAGAAGCCAAAAGAACTGAAGAATTGGTGGATGATGGAGCCTGTATGTCAGTGATTAATGAAGAGAAACCTGGAATTGGAAACAATGAAAGCAATTCCAGTCCACAAGGGACAGgcttattgtcttgtataagaAAAAGAGCTGCAGAAGAAGGGCGAGAAGCATTAAGGCTTGGTGTTCATCGAGGCCATGGTATAAACAAGCTAGATAGGAGAGAGAGGAAGTTACTTCTTCAGATATTCAGATCCTCGATGCCAAGTCACTTGAAACGTGGATCTTCTCAATCTTGA